In one Nostoc sp. KVJ3 genomic region, the following are encoded:
- a CDS encoding DUF2834 domain-containing protein, with protein sequence MVRKIAFGFLWLGFIIYAFFLAPPEQPGTFELIKNLSTGQWQGINPLVIALFNLMGIWPLIYSAVVFIDGRGQKIPAWLFATASFAVGMFALLPYLALREPSNQFVGQKNIFLKLLDSRVTGVLLTVVTVLLVAYGLRGGDWGSFVQEWQTNRFINVMSLDFSLLSLLFPTLLGDDMARRGWKNPQFFWLIALIPLFGPLIYLCVRPPLQEIGVESISKQPAVN encoded by the coding sequence ATGGTTAGAAAAATTGCTTTTGGCTTCCTGTGGTTAGGATTCATCATCTATGCTTTTTTCCTCGCACCTCCTGAGCAACCCGGTACATTCGAGTTAATTAAAAACCTTTCTACTGGACAGTGGCAAGGCATTAACCCGTTAGTAATAGCACTATTTAACCTCATGGGCATCTGGCCTCTTATTTACAGCGCAGTAGTGTTTATTGATGGCAGAGGACAAAAAATACCTGCTTGGCTATTTGCTACGGCTTCTTTCGCAGTTGGGATGTTTGCCTTATTACCCTACTTAGCCCTTAGAGAACCAAGTAATCAGTTTGTCGGTCAAAAGAATATCTTCCTCAAGCTGCTAGATTCCCGTGTAACTGGGGTTTTGTTGACTGTAGTCACAGTTCTTTTAGTTGCCTACGGTTTAAGAGGAGGTGATTGGGGTAGTTTTGTGCAAGAATGGCAAACTAACCGCTTCATCAATGTGATGAGTTTAGATTTTTCCCTACTTAGCCTTTTATTTCCGACATTACTGGGCGATGATATGGCGCGTCGCGGTTGGAAAAATCCGCAGTTTTTCTGGTTAATAGCGTTGATACCACTATTCGGCCCCTTGATTTATTTATGTGTGCGTCCGCCTTTACAAGAAATCGGTGTAGAGTCAATATCCAAGCAGCCAGCAGTGAATTGA
- the hrcA gene encoding heat-inducible transcriptional repressor HrcA, whose product MEVQLTNRQQHILWATVRHYIATAEPVGSKALVEEYDLGVSSATIRNVMGVLEKSGLLYQPHASAGRVPSDSGYRIYVDQLITPSLRSRSVSQPDATRSLLPRSGTETLGREIEVALQKHLQWEDRSLETLLQGAAQILATLSGCISLITMPQTTTALLRHLQLVQIEAGRIMLIVVTDGYETHSKLMDLSPIPEEAQRDSEVIDRELQIVSNFLNTHLRGRSLLELANLNWSELDQEFQRYGEFLKNSVAELTRRTHAPTATQIMVRGVSEVLRQPEFSQLQQVQTIIHLLEEEQDQLWRLIFEEPEPEDASKSRVTVRIGAENPLEPIRSCTLISSTYRRGSVPVGSVGVLGPTRLDYENAIAVVASAADYLSEAFSYFNP is encoded by the coding sequence ATGGAAGTCCAGTTAACAAATCGACAACAGCATATACTCTGGGCAACAGTACGTCACTACATTGCTACAGCAGAGCCTGTTGGTTCAAAGGCTTTGGTCGAGGAGTACGATCTGGGTGTAAGTTCAGCCACAATTCGCAATGTGATGGGCGTTTTAGAAAAGTCTGGATTACTCTACCAACCGCATGCCTCTGCCGGACGAGTGCCTTCAGATTCAGGCTATCGCATTTATGTTGACCAGCTAATTACACCTTCTCTGCGATCGCGCAGCGTGTCGCAGCCAGACGCTACGCGTAGCTTGCTTCCACGAAGTGGTACAGAAACTTTAGGACGAGAAATAGAAGTAGCATTGCAAAAGCATCTCCAGTGGGAAGATCGGAGCTTAGAAACCCTACTGCAAGGAGCCGCCCAAATTTTAGCAACCTTGAGTGGTTGTATTAGCTTGATTACCATGCCGCAAACAACTACAGCACTATTGCGACATCTGCAATTAGTGCAAATTGAAGCGGGGCGAATTATGTTAATTGTTGTTACCGATGGTTACGAGACACATTCCAAGTTGATGGATTTGTCGCCAATACCAGAGGAAGCACAACGGGATTCAGAGGTAATCGATCGGGAGTTGCAAATTGTTTCTAACTTTTTGAATACCCACTTGCGGGGGCGAAGTCTATTAGAATTAGCCAATCTCAACTGGAGCGAACTAGATCAGGAATTCCAACGCTACGGGGAATTCTTGAAAAATTCAGTTGCCGAATTAACTCGTCGCACTCATGCGCCAACTGCAACACAAATTATGGTTCGGGGTGTGTCAGAAGTTTTGCGCCAGCCGGAATTTTCCCAGTTACAGCAGGTACAAACGATTATCCACCTGCTAGAAGAAGAACAAGACCAACTATGGCGATTAATATTTGAGGAACCAGAACCGGAGGATGCTAGTAAGTCAAGAGTAACAGTTCGCATCGGCGCAGAAAACCCATTAGAACCGATCCGCAGCTGCACCTTAATTTCTTCCACTTATCGCCGAGGCTCAGTACCAGTAGGAAGTGTGGGAGTTTTGGGGCCAACACGTCTAGATTATGAAAATGCGATCGCAGTCGTGGCATCTGCTGCTGATTACCTCTCAGAAGCCTTCAGTTATTTCAATCCCTAA
- a CDS encoding rhodanese-like domain-containing protein, producing MNQISVEELAQRLSSGDGSIQLVDVREPEELAIATIEGFVNLPLSQFAEWGDQVPTLFNPQAETLVLCHHGIRSAQMCQWLIAQGFTNVQNISGGIDAYSILVDHSIPQY from the coding sequence ATGAACCAGATTAGTGTAGAAGAACTAGCACAACGTCTTTCCTCTGGTGATGGAAGTATACAGCTAGTGGATGTGCGAGAACCAGAAGAATTGGCGATCGCTACTATTGAGGGCTTTGTCAACCTACCCTTGAGTCAATTTGCCGAATGGGGAGATCAAGTACCTACCCTCTTCAATCCTCAAGCTGAAACTCTTGTGTTATGCCACCACGGTATTCGCTCTGCCCAGATGTGCCAGTGGTTAATTGCTCAAGGTTTTACAAATGTGCAAAATATTTCGGGTGGTATTGACGCTTACTCCATCTTAGTAGACCATTCAATTCCCCAGTATTAG
- a CDS encoding CHAT domain-containing protein — translation MLRRISQSLKRFLKRLIESKQGSSLKGARGRNLVEVLPELTNADLEQLFIQLLEGVHQARGRQWALRFLQRVENRIPAERWIDWLVMFGESLLASPAPNPLLATQMVQLGELGVGRIGDVAYDIGIRLMQNLPTQIEYQENYPEEDLEITPEQYGVEITPGEELIRNLGEQLWQSDEPDVGEITPGQELIRNLGEQLWQSDEPDVGEISSNEEIIPTSPGQELIRNLGEQLWQSDEPDVEPITSAPENAYFEERFTENLEELVLDYEREEAQTTIPENLPLPAAKDSITSLAQLRFDDEEVVQSTTGANLLSTRQRSELTTSPSVETWDNALTNLEPDVANTLDELWVRLDQSTNLVQQLASNLAVQSSNSPGTIERHSDNPITHAQGWFYQGLQQAKTGDLLGAIASYDQAIELEPEFSEYWFNRGLTLFHLERFEEAIASYETAIELKPDFYKAWYNRGGTLGELGYFEEAIASFDKAIEVKPDYQEAWSSKGLALLKLGWLPEAIASYDQALHLEPEDQENWYHRGIALAVGEQFAEAIISYDKALEIDPEYHEVWIDRGVVLFNLGRWSEAIASWDKALSVQADFYLAWYNRGIALDNLGRRQEAIASYRQAIAIKPDFHLAWYNQAVALFYLEQFAEAIACYDSALEIKQDYWEAWIGRGTAIGNLVDTDALRNLSNNITAINPDLQQVGYEGKLASYEEGLKHLRTDTHPEGWGRLHLAIANTYYEQGKKHPNPRDYWRKAASEYHQALLTLTLEYFPQFHLEVLQSLSKVLMGLGQTTQVQELLQRGTDLLRQLLSEETRSDESKKQLALKFAGFDQLAVDLAVESGDLVEAWEIAEQGKNACLNWLISGWNDNIYSPHYSAIQQLFNPTTAIIYWHISPVALHTFILKDQAPSPILLFTPMQDVGGIPLGEDAIRLNELPLPEAVQRLIEFETWLEDWHQQYQEYRTTAQDKESKSQHSWRVDMEDKLMQLYSILNISTITQELEGITQLVLIPHRDLYRLPIHTLFHLSSQSQEELPNVESNFTAIYLPSAQTGLSIRTEDIWQWQNQLLLSVEHPESVDYPPLKFGKLESEVVSQMFNNIQRIQGAEATKDIVENALFDRYNIFNFTGHVTNNLAEPKKSELALAGEDKLTLDEICQQNLSSYNLITLSDCENLSSSNYTISSEYLSLASGFVNQGVPHVVSTLWSVESSASALVMIEFYRRLQPDKSAVTALAEATRWLKELTAGELTKWYQDILNNLHPEELRIQTYLATQLYRNSKMASDKNLYNHPYYWAAFTITGKPN, via the coding sequence ATGCTCAGGCGGATATCGCAGTCGCTTAAAAGATTTTTAAAGCGCCTCATTGAAAGTAAGCAGGGTAGTTCTCTCAAGGGTGCGAGAGGACGCAATCTGGTGGAGGTACTACCAGAACTAACCAATGCCGATCTGGAACAATTGTTTATCCAATTGTTAGAAGGCGTGCATCAAGCACGAGGACGACAGTGGGCATTGAGGTTTCTGCAAAGGGTCGAAAATCGGATTCCGGCTGAACGCTGGATAGATTGGTTGGTGATGTTTGGCGAAAGCTTGCTAGCTTCACCTGCACCGAATCCTCTTTTAGCAACCCAGATGGTGCAATTGGGGGAACTTGGTGTTGGCAGAATTGGAGATGTAGCTTATGACATTGGCATCCGACTGATGCAAAACTTACCTACACAGATAGAGTATCAGGAGAATTATCCCGAAGAGGACTTAGAAATCACTCCTGAACAATATGGGGTAGAAATCACCCCTGGGGAAGAACTGATCCGCAATTTGGGCGAGCAGTTATGGCAATCCGATGAGCCAGATGTCGGAGAAATCACTCCTGGGCAAGAACTGATCCGCAATTTGGGCGAGCAGTTATGGCAATCCGATGAGCCAGATGTCGGAGAAATTAGCAGCAATGAAGAAATTATCCCAACATCGCCTGGGCAAGAACTGATCCGCAATTTAGGTGAGCAGTTATGGCAATCCGATGAGCCAGATGTTGAACCAATAACGTCAGCACCTGAAAATGCCTATTTTGAGGAAAGATTCACCGAGAATTTAGAGGAACTGGTATTGGACTATGAAAGGGAAGAAGCCCAAACCACAATCCCCGAAAATCTCCCTCTCCCCGCAGCAAAAGATTCCATCACCTCATTAGCCCAACTGAGGTTTGATGATGAAGAAGTTGTTCAAAGTACAACAGGAGCAAATCTCCTTTCTACTAGACAAAGAAGTGAATTAACAACTTCTCCCTCGGTGGAAACCTGGGATAACGCTTTGACAAATTTAGAGCCAGATGTGGCTAATACGTTAGATGAGTTGTGGGTGAGATTGGATCAGAGTACCAATTTAGTCCAGCAACTTGCTTCTAACTTGGCAGTTCAAAGCAGTAATTCCCCTGGTACTATTGAGCGACATAGCGATAATCCGATTACCCACGCTCAAGGGTGGTTTTACCAAGGTCTTCAGCAAGCGAAAACAGGTGATTTATTAGGCGCGATCGCATCTTACGATCAAGCTATTGAACTTGAACCTGAATTTTCCGAATATTGGTTTAATCGAGGTTTAACACTATTCCATTTAGAACGTTTTGAAGAAGCGATCGCATCTTACGAAACCGCCATAGAACTGAAACCCGACTTCTACAAAGCTTGGTACAACCGGGGCGGAACTCTCGGAGAACTAGGATATTTTGAAGAAGCGATCGCATCTTTTGACAAAGCCATAGAAGTCAAGCCAGACTATCAAGAAGCGTGGTCTAGCAAGGGTTTGGCACTGCTGAAATTAGGTTGGCTACCCGAAGCGATCGCTAGTTATGACCAAGCCTTGCATTTGGAACCAGAAGACCAGGAAAATTGGTATCACCGAGGCATAGCCTTAGCTGTAGGCGAACAATTTGCAGAGGCGATTATATCCTACGATAAGGCGCTAGAAATTGACCCAGAGTATCACGAAGTTTGGATAGATCGGGGTGTAGTGCTGTTTAATTTAGGTAGGTGGTCAGAAGCGATCGCTTCCTGGGATAAAGCCCTTTCAGTTCAAGCCGACTTCTACTTAGCTTGGTACAACCGAGGTATAGCCTTAGACAACTTAGGTCGTCGCCAAGAAGCGATCGCCTCCTATCGCCAAGCGATCGCTATTAAACCCGACTTCCATCTAGCTTGGTATAATCAGGCAGTAGCACTGTTTTATTTAGAACAATTTGCCGAAGCCATCGCCTGTTATGACAGCGCTTTGGAAATTAAACAAGATTATTGGGAAGCTTGGATTGGTCGAGGAACTGCGATCGGTAATTTAGTGGATACTGACGCATTGCGGAATTTGTCGAATAATATTACAGCGATAAATCCCGACTTACAACAGGTTGGCTACGAAGGAAAATTAGCCAGCTATGAAGAAGGGTTAAAGCATCTGCGGACAGATACCCATCCAGAAGGTTGGGGGAGATTGCATTTAGCGATCGCTAATACTTACTACGAACAAGGCAAAAAACATCCCAATCCCCGCGATTATTGGCGCAAAGCTGCATCTGAATACCATCAAGCGCTGTTAACTCTGACACTAGAATATTTTCCCCAGTTCCACCTAGAAGTTTTACAATCTCTAAGTAAAGTCCTGATGGGTTTGGGACAAACAACACAAGTTCAAGAATTGCTGCAACGGGGTACAGATTTATTGCGACAATTGCTGAGTGAAGAAACTCGCTCAGATGAAAGTAAAAAACAGCTAGCTTTAAAATTTGCCGGCTTCGATCAATTGGCAGTTGATTTAGCAGTAGAATCTGGTGATTTAGTAGAAGCTTGGGAAATTGCTGAACAAGGTAAAAATGCTTGTTTAAATTGGTTGATTTCTGGCTGGAATGATAATATTTACTCGCCCCATTATAGTGCAATTCAACAATTATTTAATCCCACAACAGCAATTATTTACTGGCATATTAGTCCAGTAGCCTTACATACTTTCATTCTCAAAGACCAAGCGCCATCACCGATTCTCCTGTTTACACCCATGCAAGATGTCGGCGGAATACCTTTAGGAGAAGACGCTATCCGTCTCAATGAATTACCGCTACCCGAAGCAGTGCAACGCCTAATTGAATTTGAAACTTGGCTAGAAGATTGGCATCAACAATACCAAGAATATCGCACCACAGCCCAAGACAAAGAAAGTAAAAGCCAGCATTCTTGGCGAGTTGATATGGAAGACAAGTTGATGCAGCTGTATAGCATCCTGAATATTTCCACAATTACCCAGGAACTCGAAGGCATCACCCAACTGGTTTTAATTCCTCACCGCGACTTGTATAGATTGCCCATTCATACCCTTTTCCATCTCTCTTCTCAATCTCAGGAAGAGTTGCCGAATGTGGAGTCAAATTTCACCGCGATCTATCTACCTAGTGCCCAAACAGGTTTATCAATCAGAACTGAAGATATTTGGCAGTGGCAAAATCAGTTATTGCTCAGTGTTGAACATCCTGAAAGTGTAGATTATCCTCCACTAAAATTTGGCAAACTGGAGTCTGAAGTTGTTAGCCAAATGTTCAATAATATCCAACGAATTCAGGGAGCAGAAGCTACAAAAGATATTGTTGAAAATGCCTTGTTTGATAGATATAACATCTTTAATTTTACGGGGCATGTCACTAATAATTTGGCTGAACCCAAAAAATCAGAATTAGCATTAGCAGGTGAAGATAAACTTACTCTAGATGAAATTTGCCAACAAAATCTATCAAGTTACAACCTGATTACTCTCTCTGATTGTGAAAATTTAAGTTCTAGCAACTACACTATCAGCAGCGAATATTTGAGTTTAGCCAGTGGTTTTGTGAATCAAGGCGTTCCTCATGTAGTGAGTACTCTTTGGAGTGTAGAATCTTCAGCTAGTGCCTTGGTAATGATAGAGTTTTACCGGAGATTACAGCCTGATAAATCAGCAGTTACTGCCTTAGCGGAAGCAACACGGTGGCTGAAAGAACTCACTGCTGGAGAACTGACAAAATGGTATCAAGATATCTTGAATAATCTGCATCCTGAAGAATTACGAATTCAAACTTATTTAGCCACACAACTATATAGAAATAGTAAAATGGCATCAGATAAAAATCTTTATAATCATCCTTACTACTGGGCAGCATTTACAATTACAGGAAAACCGAATTAA
- a CDS encoding SHOCT domain-containing protein, with amino-acid sequence MRVTQQNAGTEEKLVKLKSLLNAGILSQGEFEMKKAELMRESSNSELDAQISKLNAALAAEIITQEEYESKKAAIQRESQLAGKIKQLQNARDAGIITGEEFENKKLILQLSPTYKDHVSS; translated from the coding sequence GTGCGGGTTACTCAGCAAAATGCCGGGACTGAAGAAAAGCTGGTGAAACTTAAGAGCTTGCTCAATGCAGGAATTTTGAGTCAAGGTGAATTTGAGATGAAGAAGGCTGAATTGATGCGAGAGTCTTCTAATTCGGAATTGGATGCCCAGATTTCTAAGCTCAATGCTGCTCTGGCTGCCGAAATTATTACACAAGAGGAGTATGAGAGCAAGAAAGCAGCGATTCAGAGAGAATCTCAACTTGCGGGTAAAATCAAGCAGCTTCAGAATGCTAGAGATGCTGGAATAATTACTGGTGAAGAGTTTGAAAATAAAAAGCTAATTCTGCAATTGAGTCCGACTTACAAAGATCATGTGAGCAGTTAA
- the recR gene encoding recombination mediator RecR: MQRLPGVGPKSAQRLALHILKRPEAEVEALAQALIEAKKQIGLCSVCFHLSAEPVCEICRNANRDNKTICVVADPRDVIALEKTREYKGKYHVLGGVISPIDGIGPEQLTIVALQRRVSQQKPQEVILAISPSVEGETTTLYIGQLLKPFTKVTRIAFGLPVGGDLEYADEITLARALEGRRELD; encoded by the coding sequence TTGCAACGTCTGCCGGGAGTTGGCCCTAAATCTGCCCAACGACTGGCTTTGCATATTTTGAAGCGTCCAGAAGCAGAAGTAGAGGCTTTAGCACAAGCTTTAATTGAGGCAAAAAAACAGATTGGTTTGTGTTCTGTTTGCTTTCACTTATCTGCTGAACCTGTTTGTGAAATCTGCCGGAATGCCAATCGGGACAACAAAACTATTTGTGTTGTAGCAGATCCCCGCGATGTGATTGCGCTGGAAAAAACCCGGGAGTATAAAGGCAAATATCACGTTTTGGGTGGGGTGATTTCTCCAATTGATGGAATTGGGCCAGAACAGTTAACTATAGTGGCTTTGCAACGGCGAGTAAGTCAGCAAAAACCCCAAGAAGTAATTCTAGCAATTAGTCCAAGTGTAGAAGGAGAGACAACAACACTATATATCGGTCAGCTACTGAAACCATTTACTAAGGTGACGCGGATTGCCTTTGGTTTACCTGTAGGTGGTGATTTGGAGTACGCTGATGAAATAACCCTGGCACGAGCATTAGAAGGACGCAGGGAGTTAGATTAA
- a CDS encoding DNA polymerase III subunit gamma/tau: MSYEPLHHKYRPKSFAELVGQEAIATTLTNAIGTSKIAPAYLFTGPRGTGKTSSARILAKSLNCLKSDKPTAEPCGVCEVCQGITKGYALDVIEIDAASNTGVDNIRELIEKAQFAPVQCRYKVYVIDECHMLSTQAFNALLKTLEEPPRHVVFVLATTDPQRVLPTIISRCQRFDFRRIQLEAMVKHLSAIASYESIHISPEAVTLVAQLSQGGLRDAESLLDQLGLLAGEVTPDRVWDLVGTVSEQDLLGLLNAIAQDKPEAVLDCTHYILDRGREPLTLLQNLAAFYRDLLIAKTAPNRHDLVACTQQTWTALVEFAQYFDMSVILAGQKHLREAEVQIKNTTQPRLWLEVTLLGLLPSATTIQPQVATVPPRVNTPAISPSYPPAVVQNHPVSSVPLTEPQTNHNSASPNHLATAQNQPVISSPPVEQQTNHNSAANSVSPPTPEPVSVPVSPGNLEPVTSEVVGEAQYDLTQVWQQVLANLQPKSRQEMLRQMSHLIEFDGVVARIAIKQAWYDKGKSYLPMITAAFQQTFQREIQINIEKGISSNSTSAKKNSPPKDSTRPQQPPTPSYNQQISPPPQASQPTNPPPAPTAAKNGNGINGNGVNGNGVNGNGVNRNGVNGNGAQTLPPPPQGTPAPDWEVDEVAIAAQRIAEFFNGQIIRFADDFPEFSDSITTPEWVEEAEVDDE, from the coding sequence ATGTCTTACGAACCCCTGCACCACAAATATCGCCCCAAAAGTTTTGCTGAACTAGTGGGACAAGAGGCGATCGCTACCACCCTCACGAACGCGATCGGCACATCCAAAATTGCCCCCGCCTATTTATTTACTGGGCCTAGAGGTACGGGGAAAACTTCTAGTGCCCGAATTCTGGCCAAATCCCTCAATTGTCTCAAAAGTGACAAGCCCACGGCTGAACCCTGCGGCGTGTGTGAGGTTTGTCAGGGAATCACCAAGGGTTATGCCTTAGATGTAATTGAAATCGATGCCGCCAGTAATACTGGTGTCGATAATATCCGCGAGTTGATTGAAAAAGCGCAGTTTGCTCCTGTGCAGTGTCGTTACAAGGTTTATGTCATCGACGAATGCCACATGCTCAGTACCCAGGCATTCAACGCGCTACTTAAGACATTAGAAGAACCACCGAGACACGTAGTTTTTGTATTGGCGACAACAGACCCCCAACGGGTTTTACCAACGATTATTTCACGCTGTCAAAGGTTTGATTTTAGACGCATTCAGTTAGAAGCGATGGTGAAGCATTTAAGTGCGATCGCATCTTATGAAAGCATACATATTTCACCCGAAGCTGTAACCCTGGTAGCCCAACTTTCTCAGGGAGGGTTGCGAGATGCCGAAAGCTTGCTCGATCAATTGGGTTTGTTAGCGGGTGAAGTGACACCCGATCGAGTTTGGGATTTGGTGGGGACGGTAAGCGAACAGGACTTATTGGGGCTTTTAAATGCGATCGCTCAAGATAAACCAGAAGCAGTTCTAGACTGTACTCACTACATCCTAGATCGTGGTCGAGAACCTCTGACTCTCCTCCAAAATCTTGCCGCCTTCTACCGCGATTTACTCATAGCGAAAACAGCACCCAATCGTCACGATTTGGTTGCTTGTACTCAGCAAACCTGGACAGCGCTGGTTGAATTTGCCCAATACTTCGATATGAGCGTGATTTTGGCGGGACAAAAACACTTGCGAGAAGCTGAAGTGCAAATTAAAAATACCACCCAGCCGCGTTTGTGGTTGGAGGTAACATTACTCGGATTGTTACCGAGTGCGACGACTATTCAGCCACAAGTCGCAACTGTCCCGCCGCGAGTTAACACACCTGCTATATCTCCAAGCTATCCTCCAGCAGTTGTCCAAAATCACCCAGTCTCTTCTGTACCTCTAACTGAACCGCAAACAAATCATAATTCTGCATCTCCCAATCATCTAGCGACTGCCCAAAATCAGCCCGTTATTTCATCTCCCCCAGTTGAACAGCAAACAAATCACAATTCTGCCGCTAACTCAGTTTCACCACCAACCCCAGAACCAGTATCTGTACCCGTGTCACCTGGGAACCTTGAACCAGTAACTTCAGAAGTTGTTGGGGAAGCACAATATGACTTAACTCAGGTTTGGCAACAGGTGCTTGCTAACCTCCAGCCAAAATCAAGGCAAGAAATGCTGCGTCAAATGAGCCATCTTATAGAGTTCGACGGGGTTGTGGCTCGAATTGCGATTAAACAGGCATGGTATGACAAGGGAAAATCTTATCTACCGATGATTACGGCAGCTTTCCAGCAGACTTTCCAGCGTGAAATCCAGATAAATATAGAAAAAGGAATTTCTTCAAACTCTACCTCAGCCAAAAAAAATTCTCCCCCAAAAGACTCTACTCGCCCTCAGCAACCACCTACTCCCAGTTACAACCAGCAAATTTCCCCTCCACCGCAAGCATCACAGCCAACTAATCCACCACCAGCACCGACAGCAGCAAAAAATGGAAATGGCATAAACGGAAACGGTGTAAATGGAAATGGGGTAAATGGAAATGGTGTAAATAGAAATGGGGTAAATGGAAATGGGGCG
- the psbA gene encoding photosystem II q(b) protein produces MTTTLQRRESANVWDRFCEWITSTNNRIYIGWFGVVMIPTLLAATACFVIAFIAAPPVDIDGIREPVAGSLIYGNNIISGAVVPSSNAIGLHFYPIWEAASLDEWLYNGGPYQLVIFHFLIGVFCYLGREWELSYRLGMRPWIAIAYSAPVAAASAVFLVYPIGQGSFSDGMPLGISGTFNFMIVFQAEHNILMHPFHQLGVAGVFGGSLFSAMHGSLVTSSLVRETTETESQNYGYKFGQEEETYNIVAAHGYFGRLIFQYASFNNSRSLHFFLAAWPVIGIWFTALGVSTMAFNLNGFNFNQSIIDSEGRVIATWADVINRANLGMEVMHERNAHNFPLDLASAQAAPVALSAPAING; encoded by the coding sequence ATGACAACAACCTTACAACGCCGCGAAAGCGCCAACGTATGGGATAGATTTTGTGAGTGGATCACCAGCACCAACAACCGGATTTACATCGGTTGGTTCGGCGTAGTCATGATCCCCACCTTACTAGCCGCCACCGCTTGCTTCGTAATCGCATTCATCGCCGCACCACCAGTAGACATCGATGGAATCCGCGAACCAGTAGCAGGTTCCTTAATTTACGGAAACAACATTATCTCCGGTGCAGTAGTACCATCCTCCAACGCCATCGGCTTGCACTTCTACCCAATTTGGGAAGCAGCATCCTTAGATGAGTGGTTGTACAACGGTGGCCCTTACCAATTGGTAATCTTCCACTTCCTGATCGGCGTATTCTGCTACTTAGGTCGTGAATGGGAACTATCTTACCGCTTAGGTATGCGTCCTTGGATTGCTATTGCATATTCAGCACCTGTAGCAGCAGCAAGTGCAGTATTCTTGGTATACCCCATCGGACAAGGTTCATTCTCTGACGGTATGCCTTTGGGTATTTCAGGAACATTCAACTTCATGATCGTGTTCCAAGCAGAACACAACATCTTGATGCACCCCTTCCACCAACTAGGTGTAGCAGGTGTATTCGGTGGTTCTTTGTTCTCTGCAATGCACGGTTCCTTGGTAACATCTTCCTTGGTTCGTGAAACAACCGAAACCGAATCACAAAACTACGGTTACAAATTCGGTCAAGAAGAAGAAACCTACAACATCGTTGCAGCACACGGCTACTTCGGTCGTCTAATCTTCCAATACGCTTCCTTCAACAACAGCCGTTCACTGCACTTCTTCCTCGCAGCATGGCCTGTAATCGGCATCTGGTTCACCGCCTTGGGTGTCAGCACGATGGCGTTCAACTTGAACGGTTTCAACTTCAACCAATCAATCATTGACTCTGAAGGTCGTGTGATTGCAACTTGGGCTGATGTAATCAACCGCGCTAACCTGGGTATGGAAGTCATGCACGAGCGCAATGCTCACAACTTCCCTCTTGATTTGGCATCTGCACAAGCAGCTCCTGTTGCTCTTTCTGCTCCTGCTATCAACGGTTAA